CTTCTGCACAAAAGTTGATTGAAAGATTTTTTATTGAAGCAGGTTTTAAATGGCTGGATAAAATGATTGATCCTAAAACCCTGGAATTTGAGTTTTTAATGCATAAAGAGGATCCTTTCAACAATCATAATTTAATCTTCTCTGCATTTAGGTCTACCGCATTAAGTAAATTGTATAACCCAGAAGATTATCCGGTGTTACGTCAAGCCTTTCTTGCGAAAATCAATTCTAAAGAAATTACTCCATTCACTATAGCTTCTTATTTGGGATTTTTGGATTACCTAGATCATCTAAAAGTCGCCTAATCTAAGACCTCCTTTTCACACCTCTGACAGCCTCAGCTCCAATCGGATCTTCTGGCCATTCATGCTTCGGGTAACGTCTTTTCAATTCTTTTTTCACCTCGAAATAGCCGTTCTGCCAAAAGCTTTTTAAGTCCTGTGTCAACTGCACCGGCTTATATCCTGGAGATAGCATCTCTATCAAAACATTCACCTTACCATTATTAACCTTGGGAGTTTCTAGCAAGCCAAAGAGCTCCTGCAGTCGAACTGCTAAAAGGGGGATTTCATCTTTTCTATATTCAATCTTAATTTTACTTCCAGAGGGAACCTCTAACCTAGAGGGTGCTAGTCTTTCCAAATCCTTTTGTTGCTCAAAATCAAGAGAATGAAGCAATATTTGACTAAGGTTTAACTTTTTGAAATCATCGTTCTTCTGAATTCCAGCTAGGTAAGGTTCAATCCAACTTTCAGGTTTTTCACAGAGCGAAGCTACCGACCAATCCGGCCAATTTTGATCTGGGTTCCATTGTTTCAATGATTGAACTCGCAAAATCAGTTGCTCCACTTCATCATTAAAATCCAATAGATATTCTCCTTCTTCCCTGATCGCTTCCAGGATAGCATCTGTTACATCTCCATCAGAGTATTTAGCCAAAGGTCGGGTTCCAAGGATAATGGAACCTATGCGTATTTCTGAATGGGCCTGTAAGCCACCTTTTTTCCGATCCCATTTTAGCACTTCTTTGGTTTTCAGCATAGGAGCCAAATCTTTGGGATTTATGGGAGCCGCCATCCAGATTTTGCCCATTCCATCGCGTGCATCTACATGAGCTACGGCCAACCAAGATTCATGAGCCAGGTCATCTCTGTGTCCTATTTGGGCTATTTTTCCATTGGCTAATTGAAACTGGGCATTGTTTCCAGGTCTTGCAGCAGCAATACGCTCAGGATATGCATAGGCAAGGAGTAAACCAGTCTGCCAAGGATCTACTGGTCCATTTTCCGGCTGAATAGAAAACATACGTCTGTAAGATGCTGCCATCTTTTCGATTTTCTTAATTCTCGGAATGCTCACGTTATGCTGTCGAAACCTTCTCAAGGCTTCGATTCGCAGGTTCAGGTCTACACCCGCATCAGGTCCCAATGGATCTCGCTCATCCAAAATCGCCGCAATATCTGTGGCCAATCCCAATTGATCAATTTCTTCTGCGTTGATCAGCATATGCGCTATCCTAGGATGCGTTGGTAATTGATGGATTTCTTTTCCGTGAGGCGTGAGTTCTCCTTCTACTATTGCTTCTATGGATTCTAAAGTTTTTTCTGCCAATGCCAAGGTACCAGAAGGAGGAGGAGTCAACCAGGTCATGGAACGAATATCCTGCTTTCCCCAAGCCTTCATATCCAATACTAATCCTGTCAAGTCTGCTTCCATCAATTCTGGAGTCCTATATTCATTCAATTGATTTTGAATGGCTTTGGTCCATAATCTATAACTATGACCCGCGGTCAATCTACCTGCACGACCCGATCTCTGATCTGCAGAATCTTGGCTAATTCTATGAAGTACCAATCTGGATAAACCTGATCTTGGATCAAATCTGGAGGATTTAGCAAAGCCAGAGTCCACTACCACTGTTACTCCTTCAATCGTTAAAGAGGTTTCAGCAATATCTGTGGAAAGCACAATTTTTCGCTTTCCCGAAGGGTGGGGCAATATCGCTCTATTCTGGTCTCCTGGCGAAAGTTGTCCATAGAGTGGCAAGACCAAATCACCAGGAAGTGCTTTTCTTAAAATTTCCTGTGCCTTCCGTATCTCTCCTTGGCCTGGAAGGAAAACCAAAAAATCACCAGAATGCAATTTAGTCAAGGGAATTATTTGCCTGGCTGTATCCTCCCCAATCGCATATTCATCCGCCTCATTCAAGTAATTAACTTCCACTGGGAACTGTCTTCCTTTGCTTTCGATTACTTTGGATTTCAATAAACCGGAAAGCAAATTCGCGTCAATTGTCGCCGACATCAATAGAATTCTAAGGTCTGGTCTTAGTACTTGCTGAACCTCTCGACATAAAGCCAATGCCACCTCAGAATGAAGGTTTCGCTCATGAAACTCATCAAAAATCACCAAACCAACATCTTCTAAAGCATTATCTGAATGGAGCATTCGTGTCAAAATTCCCTCAGTAATTACTTCCAGTCTGGTATTGGAAGAAATGGCTGATTCAAAGCGTATTCTATACCCAATCAAATCCCCCAATTTAGTATCCGTCATCCCTGCCATGCGTTGTGCAATTGTCTTTGTGGCCAAACGTCTGGGTTCTAGCATGATAATCTTTTTTCCTGCTAACCAAGGTTCGTCCAATAAGGTCAAGGGCAGGAGAGTACTCTTTCCAGCCCCCGGAGGAGCTTGAATAATTAAGGAATTTTCTGTGGAAAGGTGGGATTTAACCTGTGGTATAATCTCCGCAACCGGAAGATCAAAAGATAAAGGATCAAAATTTTCGAGCATGGGCTGCAAAAATAAGGGATTCCCATAGAAGAATAATCACTTAGCCTCATTTCGACAAGATGTGATGAGCCATCCTTAAGTTAGACATCTAAATTCTCACTTAGCTTAAAGCAAAATTCTATATGCTAACCATTCGAATCGTTTTCATTTCCATGACTTAAATGCTATAACCTGAAAGAACAAAAAATTTACATAATCCTACTGACATAAGGCTGACACTAACGAACTATAAGTTTGTAGTTTCAACATTATATAATCAGTAAAAAAGATGAAAAACGTACTCAATACAGGACTTAAATCTATTGATTTTCCAAAGGCCAATATGATTTCAGTAAATGGAGTGGAAATGGAAGTTTTTGAAGTAGGGAAACAAAATAAAGGCAAACCTATTGTGCTTTGTCATGGCTTTCCGGAACATGCCTTTTCTTGGCGATATCAAATCCCAGCGCTAGCCCAAGCGGGATACCATGTGATTGTTCCCAATCAAAGAGGGTATGGAAACTCATCATGCCCAAAAGAAGTAACAGCATATGACATACAAAATCTAACAGACGATCTGGTAGCATTGCTCGATTATTATGGATATCAGGATGCGATTTTTGTAGGACATGATTGGGGTGCAAATGTCGTTTGGAATCTAACTCTATTGCATCCAGAGCGGGTAAGAAAAGTCATAAACTTGGCTTTACCTTATCAAGAAAGAGGAGAAAGACCCTGGATAGAAATGATGGAGGCAGTTTTTGGTCAAGATTTCTACTTTGTTCATTTTAATAGGCAGCCTGGAGTTGCAGATGCCATTTTGGAAGAGCACACTTCCCAGTTCCTTGGGAATTTATTTCGTAAAAATGTACCACCCGCATTACCAGAACTAGGTAATTCAATGATCAATCTTGCCAAAGCCGAACAAGCCTTGGGCGAACCAATCATGAGTGAATTAGAACTTTCAGTTTATGTTTCAGCTTTTAAAATTTCAGGTTTTACAGGTAGTATAAATTGGTATAGAAACCTTGATCGAAATTGGCATTTGATGGCAGGAATAAAGCCTAGAATCCAGCAACCAACCTTGATGATTTATGGCGATCGAGATATGATTCCCAAATCTCAAACCTTGCAAGACTTTGCGCCAAATTTAGATGTTGTCAACTTGGATTGTGGTCATTGTATACAACAAGAAAAGCCCATGGAAACCAATCAAGCCATTTTAAATTGGTTGGAATAGAAGAAGGAAGTTCCTGCCGAGAGGCAGGATTCCTCTTTTTTATAAATAGAATCATAAATTCTCCCTATTTTTTCAAATTAAACCTCTTTTCCATGGTCTTTAGAAAAGCAAAAAAAGAAGATTCTGAGTCAATTGCTGGCTTATTAATGCTGGCTTCTGGAGAGGTGATGTACAAATTTATTGGTGAGAAGGACTACCTCAAAGCAATATCCTTTTTACATTTCTTTGTAAAGCAGGAAGACAATCAATATTCATATCAAAACTGTTTTGTTGCAGAGGTTAAAGGGGAGATTGTTGGGGCAATTTTGGGTTATGATGGAGCAAAATTGCTAGAATTGAGAAAGCCAGTCCTAGAATACGTCAACCAGACTTATTCCATCATCCAAGTAGAAGAGGAGACTCAAGTGGGAGAGTACTACATTGACTCTTTTGGGGTTTTGCCAACACATCAGGGGAAAGGAATTGGATCAAAATTGCTTCAGTATGTCATTAATGAGAAAGCAAATGAAGGAGTTGGGAAAATTGGACTACTAGTGGATAAGACTAACCCAAAAGCAAAAAAATTGTACCTGAAATTGGGATTTATGCCTGTTGGAGAGAAAGAGCTTGTGGGACTGAAGCTTTATCATCTACAACTGAATATTAGAAGTAGTTATTCTTATGATGTAGATGGTGAAAATTACTAGATTGTTTTCCTTCAATATTAAAAACCTCTTTTTACGATAGCTTCAACCAAATGAAAAACAGCAAAGCATTATTGATAATTGACATGCAAAAAGGTTCTTTCACGTCGAAAACACCTCGATTTGATACTGATGGTGTAGTCAATCGGATAAATGATCTTGCAAAACTGTTTCGTCAAAACGATTTACCAGTGATTTATATTCAACACGATGGAACGGGTAGCGGAGCATTTGAGAAGCATACAGAGGAATGGGAATTATTAAATTCTCTCCAGGTTGAAGAAACTGATATTTTACTTGATAAATATGTAAATGACGTGTTTTATAAGTCAAAACTTCAATCAATACTAGCCCAATTCAATGTCAACCAATTGTTCATAGCTGGA
Above is a window of Algoriphagus machipongonensis DNA encoding:
- the hrpB gene encoding ATP-dependent helicase HrpB, with translation MLENFDPLSFDLPVAEIIPQVKSHLSTENSLIIQAPPGAGKSTLLPLTLLDEPWLAGKKIIMLEPRRLATKTIAQRMAGMTDTKLGDLIGYRIRFESAISSNTRLEVITEGILTRMLHSDNALEDVGLVIFDEFHERNLHSEVALALCREVQQVLRPDLRILLMSATIDANLLSGLLKSKVIESKGRQFPVEVNYLNEADEYAIGEDTARQIIPLTKLHSGDFLVFLPGQGEIRKAQEILRKALPGDLVLPLYGQLSPGDQNRAILPHPSGKRKIVLSTDIAETSLTIEGVTVVVDSGFAKSSRFDPRSGLSRLVLHRISQDSADQRSGRAGRLTAGHSYRLWTKAIQNQLNEYRTPELMEADLTGLVLDMKAWGKQDIRSMTWLTPPPSGTLALAEKTLESIEAIVEGELTPHGKEIHQLPTHPRIAHMLINAEEIDQLGLATDIAAILDERDPLGPDAGVDLNLRIEALRRFRQHNVSIPRIKKIEKMAASYRRMFSIQPENGPVDPWQTGLLLAYAYPERIAAARPGNNAQFQLANGKIAQIGHRDDLAHESWLAVAHVDARDGMGKIWMAAPINPKDLAPMLKTKEVLKWDRKKGGLQAHSEIRIGSIILGTRPLAKYSDGDVTDAILEAIREEGEYLLDFNDEVEQLILRVQSLKQWNPDQNWPDWSVASLCEKPESWIEPYLAGIQKNDDFKKLNLSQILLHSLDFEQQKDLERLAPSRLEVPSGSKIKIEYRKDEIPLLAVRLQELFGLLETPKVNNGKVNVLIEMLSPGYKPVQLTQDLKSFWQNGYFEVKKELKRRYPKHEWPEDPIGAEAVRGVKRRS
- a CDS encoding alpha/beta fold hydrolase yields the protein MKNVLNTGLKSIDFPKANMISVNGVEMEVFEVGKQNKGKPIVLCHGFPEHAFSWRYQIPALAQAGYHVIVPNQRGYGNSSCPKEVTAYDIQNLTDDLVALLDYYGYQDAIFVGHDWGANVVWNLTLLHPERVRKVINLALPYQERGERPWIEMMEAVFGQDFYFVHFNRQPGVADAILEEHTSQFLGNLFRKNVPPALPELGNSMINLAKAEQALGEPIMSELELSVYVSAFKISGFTGSINWYRNLDRNWHLMAGIKPRIQQPTLMIYGDRDMIPKSQTLQDFAPNLDVVNLDCGHCIQQEKPMETNQAILNWLE
- a CDS encoding GNAT family N-acetyltransferase, translating into MVFRKAKKEDSESIAGLLMLASGEVMYKFIGEKDYLKAISFLHFFVKQEDNQYSYQNCFVAEVKGEIVGAILGYDGAKLLELRKPVLEYVNQTYSIIQVEEETQVGEYYIDSFGVLPTHQGKGIGSKLLQYVINEKANEGVGKIGLLVDKTNPKAKKLYLKLGFMPVGEKELVGLKLYHLQLNIRSSYSYDVDGENY
- a CDS encoding cysteine hydrolase family protein encodes the protein MKNSKALLIIDMQKGSFTSKTPRFDTDGVVNRINDLAKLFRQNDLPVIYIQHDGTGSGAFEKHTEEWELLNSLQVEETDILLDKYVNDVFYKSKLQSILAQFNVNQLFIAGCATDFCVESTVQSALIKDYSITVVSDGHTTGERPHMTAEKVIEHYNWVWQNMIPTQGSIAVKSLEEIKNLFSTVF